The Pseudomonadota bacterium DNA window ACTTGAAACGTATCGGCGGCAGCGCGGTGTTTACCGATAATCGCGACGAGCCGCCGGGCGCTGACACGCTGGAAGAAATCTGGCCCGACGCGGAGGTGGCGTTTGGTGAGTTTGAGTTGCCCGAAGGCATCGAGCGCTTGGTGGTATCGCCGGGCGTGG harbors:
- the murD gene encoding UDP-N-acetylmuramoyl-L-alanine--D-glutamate ligase (UDP-N-acetylmuramoylalanine--D-glutamate ligase; involved in peptidoglycan biosynthesis; cytoplasmic; catalyzes the addition of glutamate to the nucleotide precursor UDP-N-acetylmuramoyl-L-alanine during cell wall formation), whose product is MKKTTEHGQDLVVGLGATGLSIARYLKRIGGSAVFTDNRDEPPGADTLEEIWPDAEVAFGEFELPEGIERLVVSPGV